Genomic window (Musa acuminata AAA Group cultivar baxijiao chromosome BXJ1-9, Cavendish_Baxijiao_AAA, whole genome shotgun sequence):
ATTTCCCCTAATATTTGGTTCGTACCCAAAACCATTTCCCTGGTTCGAAATGAATCGATAAGAAATCAAATCTGCGAGAAGAAGTTCggtttttgatcgaagtttttcGTTGCCGTTTCTTTTGGGTGTACTGATGGAAGCAGAGGCAGCGGAGGGGGAACTGGAGCGCCCGTCGTCGGCTATCGAGAGCTTCCCGAGAGATTTGCTCCATAGATTGTCCGGAAACAACTTCTCCAGTGAGCAAGCGGAGGCGCTGGGCGGGGAGTCCGATGAGGTCGAGCTCAATCTCTCCCTCGGCCTCTCCCTCGCCGGATGCTTCGGGGTGGATCCGGAGGGGAAGAAGCTGGTTCGGTCGTCGTCGATCGCGTCCTTCTCGTCGCTGCCGAGGGAGCACGACTTCTTCACGGTGACGCCAACCCTCGTGAGAGCGAGCTCGTTGCCAACGGAATCggaggaagagaggaggaagaggaaggaatcgcAGGGCTTGAGAAGGTTGGAGGCGAAGAGGAAGAGGCTGGAGAAGAGGAGTTCGATCAAATCGGGTGCTCTGAAAGATGAGGGAGGGAAGAGTTTGGCGGCAGCCATGTCAGTCGACGGCCGCCTCAGCCTTCCCATCGGAACCCAGTTCAGTGGGGTGTTCGACGTAGTCATTCCTCCAAGGCCACCGGCGTGGGCAGCGGGGCCTAACAGCACAGTGGCGCAGGGGTCAGTTGGATCGCAGGGCAGCAGCTCCTTCAGTGTGTCCGAGGTCGAGAGCCAGACGCCGGCTCGAGGTACTACGTCAGTGCTTAGATTCTTGGTTAATCCATGTTGTTATCTATCTTGTTGATGATGAGTTGGTGCACAAAAAAACTCGATCTTTCTTATGTTTATTATCGACGAATTTATTTATCTTATAGTAGGCAGAATGATCGATTCTTGAGGTGGAATAGTAATAATTGTAGTTTGCTAGTGGTTCAAGTATGATGTATTCTTGATGGACAAAGAACTATGTCTTGGTTGTTTTCTACAGTACTGTTTCAAGTATGTTGTTGCTTGAATTGTGTATTGCTAGTGCTTTTCTCTATCAACACTGGCTAAATGGTTTCGGTAGTTTGTGTTCATGGTTTCTTGCTCGGTATCGGTCCAAAGGTATCGAAGTAAATGAGCATTGTATGTGTGACAATTTAAGTTTTAGGATGTCAACATTCTCTGCAGGACTTATCCAAAGTTGCATGAACATCACTTTCTTTTTGGAACTCGAGCTCAAAATATTTAGCATAATTATCTAAGCCTTGAAATCTGACCATCATAACTATATCTTAATTGTCACACAATTTGTGTTTGTAGTTTGTTCAACATTTTCCTTTTCACTAACACAACATTTGAAGATACTTCAAATAGATAGTAACAGCAAGTATCATTCGCAGAATATGCTTCAAATAAGGAGTAGTAACAACAAGTTTGGTTATTTTGTCAGCCTCTGATACTTCATTATCGGTGACAAAAGTGCTATTGTAATATTCATGTAATTAATAGGAATTTTCAGACGACATCAAAGACACTTTAGATCATGTACAACAAGTCCCACTGTTTCATCATATAATTTTTGTCGATGATACTTTAAATCATGAGCTGTAATGACAAGTTTCACCTTTTTCACGATAGTCATAGATTCTCATATAATTGTTTGAATGTTTTTCTTGTCGTCAATAATAAGTTCGATTTCATCATATAATTTATCTGAAAATACTTGGAACCGTACGTTGTCAGTTTCACCTTTTTATCCTGCATTTTCAGTATCATTTTAGATCATCGAAGATACTTAAAATCATCAACAAGTTCCATTATTTCATAATGTCATTATTTGAATATGTAATGAGAGATTTTGTCTTTTCATCGTAGATTTTTCATGTCATATTCTGAAAATACTTTGAACACGGAATAGAAATGACGAGTTCCATCGTTTCGTCATTATTTAAAGATAGTTTAGATTGTGAGTCGTAATGATGAGCTTTAACTTTTAATCACTCTCATATCTGTTATTTGGTCATAAATTTGCGTCACTTCTAGCAATAAAAGTGCTCTTAGGATAATTATGTCATAATAGGCAATCTTAGACTAATATCATGTGTATCGCCTATCGCATGGTATTTGCATTTCTCTTAGGATTTTAGGGATTTTATCTTCTTGAGAATAAGCAGCTATCATGTAATTACTTACATCTACCACTATGCCTTTACTTATTCCACTCACTAATAAGTAATTTTTCTGTCGGTACGTATCAACCTTATTAGTAAGAAGGACCACATTGAATCAATTTCTCTGGAGAAGGAAATGGATTAGAAAATATTAACATTTTACGATGAACTTTCTGGAAGATCATCATTTGTTTAGTTCATTTAATTTTTAGAATGGTGATAATATTCTAAAGCAAAAACAGTCTTCACTTGATGTCGGTGCTCCAATTTTACGTGCCTACATTCAATGTTTTTCTTCTGTTCATCAGGAAAAGAAGACGAATTTTATGTCTCCTTTCTTGTTTATCATGTTTTAGTCAGCCTGTTTTTAGAAATAATACATATTTCAGCGACACCTCCACAATTCAATCAGTTCTTATTTCGGAAGTTGGAATAAATACTCATCCTTTTGCAGGAGAGGAAGATCCTCTGAAGAAGGTTGCAGATGCAACCGCCGACGCAAGTCTGGGGAGGAACATGATGGAAGACATGCCCTGTGTCTCCACCAGGGGAGATGGTCCCAATGGAAGAAGAATTGAGGGCCTCCTCTACAGATATAAGAAGGGAG
Coding sequences:
- the LOC103997143 gene encoding ninja-family protein AFP3, translated to MEAEAAEGELERPSSAIESFPRDLLHRLSGNNFSSEQAEALGGESDEVELNLSLGLSLAGCFGVDPEGKKLVRSSSIASFSSLPREHDFFTVTPTLVRASSLPTESEEERRKRKESQGLRRLEAKRKRLEKRSSIKSGALKDEGGKSLAAAMSVDGRLSLPIGTQFSGVFDVVIPPRPPAWAAGPNSTVAQGSVGSQGSSSFSVSEVESQTPARGEEDPLKKVADATADASLGRNMMEDMPCVSTRGDGPNGRRIEGLLYRYKKGEDVRIVCVCHGSFLTPAEFVKHAGGGDVAHPLRHIVVNPSPPALL